A stretch of DNA from Maridesulfovibrio sp.:
GACCAGCAGGTCCGGCCAGCGGTCCTTGATCATGCTTATTGCCTGCTGAACTATTCCCGTTTCGGCGTATGCCTGAGTGCCTACGGGGTCCTTTTCCGCAGGAATGCCGAAAAGGATGAGGCTCTTCAGGCCGTTGGCAACTGCTTCGCCGACTGTTTTTTCAAGCTGTTTCAGGCTCAGCTGGAACTGGCCCGGCATTGATGAAATAGGACTCTTGAAGTCCTGATCATCGGTTTCCACTACGAAGTAGGGCATCATCAGGTCTGCAGGAGAAAGGGAAGTTTCCCGTACCATGTCGCGAATGACCGGGGTGCGCCTGAGTCTGCGTCCCCTGTGGAAGTCAAATATCATTTTCAGCCTTCCTTATACTTGTGTTGGCCGCATGCATGCCCGTTTTACGGGTGTGCGGCGATCTTGTTTTTATTAATGGTCCGTCTGCCGTTGGTCGGCAGAGTGTACCGACGGAAATTGTCTCCGTATGGATTCTTCCCGGCATTTTTGCGCGGATCGAATCCCGTGTAAACAACAAATCCCGGCGGACCTTAGTAAGCCCGCCGGGATGGTATATTTATCGTCGACATTAACCGAGATTTTGTAATTGAATGCCTCCGGCGGCCTCGCGGGGCGCCCTGCCGGGGGCCTCAAACCCTTTTACAAAAGGGTTTAAGAATCCCAAAACCTTTTAATTAGGCTACGCCGTGCCTGTCGCTTAGCGATTAGGGATTCCAAAGGGGCTTAGCCATCTCTGCTCTCCATATCCCTAAGACTCAAATCGCGCTTCTCGCCTAAGGGCTAATGGGCCTTTGGCCGCCAGCGGCGAAATCAAATTATTCAAAAGCGCGAAGCGCATCAAAGCTATAAAACTGCGATTTATAAAGCCGGCAGTCTAGTCCTTCTTGATCTCTTCGTCAGTGAGATAGCAGGCCGGGTCCTGAGCCCAGATATCATCATAGTAGGCTTCAGCGCGGGCGCGGAAGTTACCTCCACAGATTTTCAGGTAGCGACAGGAGGCGCAGCGTCCGCCCACGTGGGCCTTTTTATCTTTAAGCTTGTGCAGCAGTTCGATATTTTCATCGGTCCAGATTTCGGAGAAGGGTCTTTCGAGAACATTGCCGAAGGTGTGGTTGCGCCAGAATTGGTCGGCGTGGACCTGACCGTCCCAGGAGATGCAGCCGATTCCGCGTCCGGAGTTGTTGCCTTCGTTGAACTGCAGCAGCTTGAGGACTTCTTCCGCACGTGCGGGGTCTTCCTTGAGCAGACGCAGGTAAACGTAGGGTCCGTCCGCATGGTTGTCCACGGTGAGGATTTCCTTGGGGTTTCCTTCATCATGAAGCTTTCTGGTCTCGTCCATGATCAGGTCGAGGAGCTGACGGGTTTCTGCATGGTCAAGGTCTTCCTTGATCAGTTCGGAACCGCGACCGGAGTATACCAGATGGTAAAAGCAGGCTCTGGGAACTTCGAGGTCCTTGAGAATACGGAAAATTGTCGGAACTTCGGTCCAGTTGCGTTTGTTGATGGTGAAACGCAGACCGACTTTGAGTCCTTCAGCTTTACAGTTTTCAACACCCTGGAGGGCTTTCTTGTAGGAACCGGGAACGCCGCGGAATTTGTCGTGGGTTTCTTCCCCGCCGTCAAGGGAGATACCTACGTAGGAAAGACCTACGCCTTTGAGTTCGCGGGCTTTCTCCTTGGTGATTAGTGTTCCGTTGGTGGAAATAACCGCACGCATGCCTTTGCTTGTGGCGTAGCTGGCCAGTTCGACCAGATCTTTGCGAA
This window harbors:
- the ahbC gene encoding 12,18-didecarboxysiroheme deacetylase, whose product is MIGISKLYCGAVESSDALRYGRDSGKLPSHLLQFSKDKKPVVVWNMTRRCNLKCVHCYAQAVDPDGQDEISTSQAKEIIDDLSAFGAPVMLFSGGEPLVRKDLVELASYATSKGMRAVISTNGTLITKEKARELKGVGLSYVGISLDGGEETHDKFRGVPGSYKKALQGVENCKAEGLKVGLRFTINKRNWTEVPTIFRILKDLEVPRACFYHLVYSGRGSELIKEDLDHAETRQLLDLIMDETRKLHDEGNPKEILTVDNHADGPYVYLRLLKEDPARAEEVLKLLQFNEGNNSGRGIGCISWDGQVHADQFWRNHTFGNVLERPFSEIWTDENIELLHKLKDKKAHVGGRCASCRYLKICGGNFRARAEAYYDDIWAQDPACYLTDEEIKKD